The genome window CATTGTATTTTGTACATGAATCTTATCTGAATTgtgaataatttatatttgtatAGTTGATACAgactttaaaaataatctatGAAACACTATTAGGGTTGGTAGAGTTATATTAATTGTTGACACCTTCTAGGGATAACACCAATTCTACTTCACATAACgcgatttaaaataatgaaatcctAAGACTTCATACTTAAGCCCTAACGATTCTCGTTTGCTCCTggctattataattatcattaaaCATATCAAAAATAACTAAGACGCATCGATGACTTTTAATTGTGTTACTTTGTAACCTAACTGCCCTAATTATaccgaaatatttatttttgccaaCGAATCAGTAACGCATGTGAATTGTGTACGAGTATGCGGATACAATTACACGATGTGTATCTTAAGTGTAATTAGCAGGGTATTAAGCTTATGTAATTTTTGTACTGACGTGTAGATATGTCGGAGATGCAGAGAATTACCGAATATAATAAAGAGTTATCCTGAGAGTAAGGACTTCAGTATAGCGTAGACTGTAGAGTTATAAAAgacttttcaaaatttttgacgATGTCTTTTCGATTTTACataataagtacattttatttattattattattttccttttaTAGTTATCAAAGTTTAAAAGCTGTTAAATGGCTTGATTAATTTTCGTTTGACAAGATATCCgtatgtttaaattttaaacgtgGTTGTTGTATGGATAggatacattttttaattaaacactTGCTGACCCTTGCCTACATTGTTACAAAGGATGATGGATCGCTTGAACCATGCGTTatcttatatttaatactataatttatttaaatcggtaATTGCACGTTTAGTTTTAAAGTATGACGTATCGCGATGATGCACGATTGCGTACACAATTAAAgtaatttgtatattatataaacataagGAAAACTGGTTTTATAGTAAGTTCAATATCACGACCTACACGCTTCTGCTGCGCCTGCGACGCGCCTGCCTGCCTGCGTGTAAAAATAACCTCAATGTGGATTAATACTTGTTGGCCACTGGGTGTACCgaacaaaaaaaacacattatGAGGTTACCCATCTTCACGTTATGTGTATAGCCTATTCTATAAataactttcaaaaaaggaatTCGCTAGCTTTAGACTCTTACTAGTACAAGGTAAAGTCTTTATAATTCATTCATATTTTCGCGTCGCATAAGGGATACCTAAATTTTCTTAAGTGATAGAGATTTCACTATCACTTAAGAAAATTTAGGTTAATTCTTACGATAAATCGTAAGAATGAACCTAAATTGGAAATTCCGTaactttacaattttttactaatgCTCTCCAAATTTGTAACACATATTAATTAACAGTAGATTAtagatataagttataacatgcAGAAGTTAGGCACATTGTTCCAAGTATATAGCTGCAGGTGCCAACTGCCTAGTTAATTTCGACGTGTTGTACTTACgataaattttaaatgcataaGTTTTGCATGTGTTAAGTTTAATATCAACTCATCCATAAGGGCGTAAGGGCGGACAGTGATTAACAATTTATAAGGAGGAAGTAAAAATATGATCAGCGGGACACGCGTTTGGTTATGCATCATCCATAACTCGCTGTCGTCATACAACGGCATCTGTCGCACTccggaaatattttttttaatcacgaAATCAATTTCCCTAAGACAGACCGAGAGGTATAAAATAATTGGATATAAACAAGTAAGATAGTAAGATATTGGTTTTGTATAAGATggatgttttatatttttcacgtGCAGTCGGTTTTGTTGATAGGctatatttaagtaataaagttaagtttaagtATAAAGTATAAGTCTATAAAATTAACAAACGAAGTATGATCGGATATAATTTTAGAACGATAAAAGCATTTTTTTAGcgcaacaaaaaaaatcaaatgtcGATAGTCCGATACAAATTGGGGTTCCATAAGGCATCAAGGTTCGAGCCGTCGCCAGATGATGAATCTGTTCGTGAGTTATGGCGATCGGTCATTGAACTTGCGCGAAACGCTTCCCAggcttttttttcaaattgttgACTTACAAGCTTTTACATATTAATAATCACTACGTAATAGTAAGGggcattgttaaaaaaaaatcacatgtagtttttatattttttttcgttaaaatagggtattttaagaataaaggcTGTATAAGGAACCACTCATGTATTTAACACCTACTACGGTATGTCAATGACATTTTGAATTTCTGAAACGATCTTCGCTTGTTTCGAAGATGCTAATGATCGGTGTATGAGTCGGATAAGAgagattatattaataaaaacaaaaggagATACAGATCTTCTCACGATTATTTTAATGGCAATTAGGAAGATGAAGTAATTAATATACTAGTACAATGTGCATGCAAAAAATAAGGAACTGTTTCAAAGAAGAAGCACTTAAAATGTGGCCTTGAGATCGTATCGCATTCCTCATGTCTTCAGTTATAGTCACAACATGAGTTGCATATggggatattaattattatataatttacctTCAACTAGGCTTTACTATGATCGAAATCACGAGACGTgtcaaaaatttcataaaaatattaacgaagTTATTACTTTAACTCTGTGCTTTACAATAGTTACATTTATGCTTAAATAACGAGGCACTGaattttaaatatcaatttttgactttaatatatttaaatatgaaagCTTTTTGTCTCGgacttttttcttattttaacccatcaattttCAAGCGGCACCCGGTTGTCGAAACAATTGAAAATGCCAGTGTACAATAAAATTAGAGTAGTGTAAACTGTTGATGTAATTCCTAACTTCCAGTTAATATTACGTTTTCCATTAAGATATCCTCTttcaaaatataagtattttgaaAGAGGATAACTTAAGTGCGCCGTCATCACCACATCAcataaattaaagttattttataggAAACCACTTCCGGAAGTTACAAAAAACAATACAACACGATTGTTATTATGTTCGGATATTTTGCTGCCATTTTGTGTCATTAATTCCGgtgttaattattaatatttcccACGTATTAGTCACAATTTACGAGTTTTCTATAAGTGGTCGTGACCGTGACACAGAAGTATGTCAATGTTATGATTTATGGTCATATTTAAAGACAACGGAACTcgtttttgtattaatttattgtgaTTTGTCGCTACGATGCGCTACAACGCGTTTGAGGTcacaacaattttgtttctcgcATTTATCATTCGAACCTCCACTAAGAGTCTCTCAAACTTCTGCCTCCATTGTTGCCTCCACCTCCAGGTGACAAATCAGATGACAGTCATGATCCCCTTGACTAAACAATTAAATCCTTAGTCAATTAATTCCCTACAGTTATTTATATGCCACggattttcttaaatttttgaCTCTATGTTTAGTGTTTTCCAGGCTTACAGCTGCAAACCCATTTGCTTGCCGACTCTTCTGttggtttttattattacaaaaagcGTCAACAATTAAACAATACTATAtacattgtaaaataaatatatttattcaatattaatGTGAGAGAATGTTGCTTATTTCTCGTCGCAAATtgtgtttattataattttcaagtCATCAATCATCACGTAAAGCGTACGACAAACGCCTGACCGACAAAAGGCAGGCCCCAAGGGGTTCATataccccactttgagaaaccttGATCTAACAAAtggctatagagtatagatagtTGTGATGAGAGACCGCTTCAGGCTAAATGTGTTGATGTATTTCCGAATAATCACAACACGAGTTTATCGAGTACAAAATATgcatatatttaattttgtttgtcgTTTTTAGTATTGTCATTTTGCCATAGGGTGATTGGTATTTGTAGATTCTCATAATTTAAAGCttctattacattattattccctcttatcataatataattcccttttaaaatgttatagcaACAACTGTAACGAACAATGGTAACGAAGATCTATCTTTTGGACAAGGCGCCTTAAATGTTATAGACATcacataaaaaggtaagttgTGGTTTCGCTTTAATGTGTACCTCGATTCTACTATTTTAATGCAACAATGCAGCTTCGTTCCTTTTCCTTAAAACATGCAGAACTTTACAAATTCATAATAGTCTACTGTATGAAAAGGTTACTATGATATTTCGTAACTACCTATATTCCTTCCAAACAAGCATAATAAATTCGAATAAATTGTCACTCACCTGGAAGACGCTCCAGAACTTGAAGGAGCCCTCGTTGATGATCCAGTCGTAGTAGCCTGCCCAGGGGTCGGTGTAGCGGCCCTGCTTCATGGGCTTGGCCGTGGTCGTGGTCTCGTGGTCATGGTCGTGGTGCTCGTCGTAGTAGTCCTCGAACCCACGGCCGCTCACGCCGGGAGTAGGCCTGGTACGACGCACCTGCAAGTGAAGGTGATGAATGTGATATATACTTGGAAGTTACTAACGTACCCACCTACTTTTTGtgtctatttgaagcggaagaaagagaactaaatctgacgtaacttgcaaatgtcCGCTTAAccgttattggttgtcatcactagtattagttccaagtactctcactactgctatcagcgccaatatggcgactttcaaacgtcttttttacgtcagatttagttctcttcccccgcattgggggcgctgattccgcttcaaataagcacaaaaaatagctgtcatttcaaagggtatcataagtccagcgtacttgtataatggaggtcagtggataGTGATGACGGTTACACGACAactaaatagttaataatagGAATGTCAAATATCcatgtcaaatgtcaaatagTTTATCCAAACCGTGCTGGTGCTAAATGCAATTAGCGCAGCCCGGTCACCCAGTTCAGACGACGCCGTTATTGGTTCTATTTCATGAACATATACCATGTGGCTTATAGATTTCTGTGGCGTACGGATAAGTAGAGGGCTTTATTAACTGTTGCTTACGGCTAATTTTTGAGCAGCTTCTTTCAGCAGTTTATTACGAGTTTAAACTCGTTCTTATATTACTGAAAATGTGTTTACAGAAAGGATAATATGCAGAATAGGCTTAATAAACCCATCTGCTGACACACTTTAGTGTTGCTTGCAGTCCAATTTTGAAccgctttttttcaaaattgttcAATGCATAGCGTGGCGTTTTAAATTCaattaatttctaaataatacaaaaatgtttaaataaacgACTAAATAACTCAAAGTTGTACCAGGTAAGAGCagtctaaggccggtataaatagtcagtactcaagatgcatctcggtctcaagacgcggttcggctctgtgattggttcaaattttgacagccaaccaatcacagagtctgaacagtgtcttgagaccgagatgcatcttgagtactgactatttataccggccctaatGCAATTGTTATTTTCCCAGTAGATACTTATAACAATTAGATGATTCAGAAGTTTTAATGTTATATTGTGATCCAAAATAATAGCCTTTGTCTTGATCATAAAATTATTCTAATCTAGTGATCTAAATACAATAACGTTACCCTCAGGGCAACAAAGCTATTTAATGATATTGTTAGCTTTAGGGCAATAGATGTAATTCTTATTTTAACGATAACTATCTACTACAGTACTTTATGGGTGGATTAATTTACAACCAAACCTTCTCAGATAAATATAACAGTAGTTCAGTAATTATaatcaatactaataataataactcccacacggtttcggtgacggtggccggtttcattgaaatcaggcgtaattacgcaggagtaattttatagtgcccaagtgtgtgcggaatacacaagagcactctctattccttacACTCTCATATATATGAGATCGTGAGGCGGAAGGCTGACACGACTGGCGCGAGATTaggcgcagaaccgactttttacatggccatccgacgcatggatcacctcacttgtcagacaatcaggtgatcagcctgcattgtcctaaccagacttagaaataacatgtttccaacacggGAATCGAACTCATGACCTCCAAGTCGAGAGCtatgctctgaaccactggaccacggaggcgttaatcgATACATCGATACTTCGATCATCGATATAATTCGATCGATATAATTAATCGATACAAATATAGTAATGTCAAATTGTCTGATACAGGAGCGTAGCACCTACCATATCTGCCACATCAATTATTCGGGGCCCCCGGCCCTTGGGAGCCTCCAAGGTGGGTAATTTatgctttttaataataatataactctttattgcacaccaaaatacaGTACATAATACGAAAGATACAATAATACATATTACTAATTGATGTACAAAAGGCTAACTTAATGCTACTAAGCaatatctaccagtcaacctttatgCTTTCTGAGGGccctaaaataaaatttaatacggGGGCCCCCCGAGGCACGCTACTCTTCTGGCCTGGTACCTCGTCACTTGTAAGTCGTCCTAGAAATTTTTAGAAATGAATATActaggggcctgtttcaccactttctgataaagtgcccaatacgctattcacaacttttttgacagattctccatacttgatctgtcaagttaattggtggatgcCTTATCAGGAAtgggtgaaacaggccctaagagttCCAGAAAAAGATACATGATAGTTTTAACGCAGAAGGATTTACGATTTCCAGGCAAATAAACGAACTTCGATGTAATActacagtgtttttcaaccttttttatgacGCGACTCCCtttgcataaaaaatatttcgcgacccCTCACCACCGTTTGCTTCTTTATCAAATTTGTATGTTTATGAATATactatattatcattttgttaaaattcttcTACGTAATATATCAATCATTTTAacctttattattttactgaaatagTTCTCTCGACCTTTGGCGACCCCACACAGAACCGTTTTGTTAAAATTCTTCTActtaatgatattttttttaatccttaataatttttattgaaatagttATCTCAGCCTTTGACGACAGAAGCTTTTGGTTTCTGAACCCACAGATTGCTGCTGCAATAGCGAATCCAGCAATGGAAACATTTATTTACCTTCAACGCAGTAGAGTTGTTGACAGGCTGTAGGACAGTATTGGCCCGACTCTTGTTGATGTTCCTGACCACGTCCAACGCCGTTCTTAGCGCCGTCAGTATGAGCTCTGATATTGGCATCCCGGAACTTTGTGGTGGGGGCCCGTCGTCGGTGGTCAAAGATATGTCTTCTCTGTTCTTTTCACCACTAAAAAGAGGGTTGACTAGTTTAAAGCCATGATTTTTAGGCTTTACGGTAGGAACTATAATTGATGAATCATATTTTGCttttaatattagaaaatatataatcttgcaaagttatattttagttctAAAGATAAATAGAACTAATTCGTGCCGTATTTGAGTAAATAGTACATAACTTTAGTTTTTACTCAGGTACTTTACGAATGCGATCTCTACAGATTATGTGCAGTATATACTATACAATTATGTTAAATTAAGAATACAAACGTGACACTTGTAAGttctaagtaagtaattaaataaaagaacagCCTAATTAGAAAACTAAAATGTATGTGAATATTCTCTACAGACTATTAAAATTGCTCAAAACTTTACATTTAGCCtcaaaaacatgatttttttcaaGATTTACAACAGTgaaataagtatatatattcAAAATATCTGCATATAAAGTCCACTATACTTACTGTATCGGTATATATTTGTGTCTGTGCGGCGTGTGTGGCGTGGCCGCGTCGTACGTCGCCGCTGCGGTCGCGCCGGACGCCCACAGCGCCAGCGCCACCGCCGTCGCCACCACCAGCCCATGACAGGACATTACTAGCACACACTTCTTCATGGGATCCTAGACTATATTCCCCGATAACACTAGTGACACCCAGAATGAGCAGTAGTTAATGTTGTCTGTTAAACTAGATCTCGAGACCAAGCACGGTCTGTTAGACTATTCCCAAAAATTATGTCTCCTAGACCAATCCCAAATACATTGTCTCCTAGACTATTCCGAAAATAGTTCTCCTAGACTATTTCTAAAAACAGCGTCTCTTAGACTACAGTATAAAAACTTGCGCACTGGGTACCAGCGGCTAACAAACTGACAGAATACAAATGTCACCTCCTCACCTAACCTCAAAATGAGAGCGACTCGTATAGATTCTGCAAACATGCTCTGAAGTGTCAATTAGATTTACAGGAATCTGTCTACGCTCTGATAAAAGAGAAACTTTATATAGCTCCTAGGTCTAGAAAATTTCTATTGTACGTACGGTAAAAATGTGATTTCGATTGATTTCTACGAATTTAAAGATTGTTTGGTGATAGGTTAAATTTTTAAGAACGTATATTACATTGCCATTACTAGTTTACTGAACAATTTTAATacgaaaattattatatttcttcatAAACTATCATATCAGATGTGACTAATCCATGTACTTTAATACTTAAAGAAACTTTTAGGACCAATTTTTAAACGCTTGGTAAACTGGTGAATTAACAGCtataagtgaaaaaaaaagtttaatccTAGCTAAGGCCTAAGACTGAAAGCCGGTATATTACGTAATTTCAGCGACAGTCACAAAAAAAGCGTGCTGAAGTAATAGTTTCAGAGTCTATAATTTTGTCTACTCTAATTTCTACAACGtttataattttgtacataGCTTTCCCTTTTTATGataccaattattattaatgagtttaattttaattatttaatatgacACCATATtctatgattataataaaataatagtcatttattatatattagattagtaataatttaaataattgttgTTTCATACATTTACAGATGTTAAATGAAAGCGTAGCAATCAGCTACGACACCGTAGCGCCTTCTACGAAAAATGAAGAGATATTTGCTATTTGCCACaaaaattattgcaattttgaaaattatgattattatgaaaGTTGCCTTTGCATTTTGTTTTTGAACTTGTTGCAGTAATTTACGTAAGAAGCATTAAGTTGCTTTTTCAGCAAATTTTCAGCGTATAATATTTAGTGTGGTCTAATATAAAGTAACTTGTTAGAGTATTGCGTAGACAATAAGGCCAGAGTTTTTTTATGGATTAAGGATACTTTTATGTAATATAGCAGTTTAACTAtagctaataattattaagaacgAAAAACGACGATGtgttaaataaatatcaaatttGAGTCTCTTGGTGTAAGCGGAATGAACTTAATTTGTTATTTaagaaatgttaaaataaagtaGCATTAAAACGGATTAGCgcataaaatgctactttaataataacgttactaataataatacatagcGACCAGTATCGCAATAATTGTGAGTAAGCTGTGTGTGTTTTTATAGCTCAGGTAGGGA of Aricia agestis chromosome 9, ilAriAges1.1, whole genome shotgun sequence contains these proteins:
- the LOC121730145 gene encoding uncharacterized protein LOC121730145, with the protein product MKKCVLVMSCHGLVVATAVALALWASGATAAATYDAATPHTPHRHKYIPIHGEKNREDISLTTDDGPPPQSSGMPISELILTALRTALDVVRNINKSRANTVLQPVNNSTALKVRRTRPTPGVSGRGFEDYYDEHHDHDHETTTTAKPMKQGRYTDPWAGYYDWIINEGSFKFWSVFQLFTAALLLYACFSAIYYAKFNPILPDYSMEYDDYFLERTVGRKARSLDSSDLPSGLSWINPTTFQFILDAISKHYEESE